In a single window of the Drosophila albomicans strain 15112-1751.03 chromosome 3, ASM965048v2, whole genome shotgun sequence genome:
- the LOC117571288 gene encoding protein sneaky isoform X2 gives MLHFLTQWIENFVGGKSKPLYCLLYGRDEEQSIWISPMRYLSSFLIGVLLSYLLGLLVSLNYSLSFLYQNLLVEVPVVTLFLLLNGLSFMLSRNVRAVTLLIFASIADKAGHKYLRAVAFGFLITGPIANLAANASEVARVFACSTTLTYNLTKTRFDLIAKPFTNTLQHMKNDIVEIQDTFKELQVILNDLKLGLSSDDDRLSYYKHLRTAGNTTGKPSKNFSFNSQLPKAAEIQLQFVRKMGNRCKQQLDSGHEVCEEVFSQGFRKCATNFPNAICWPYRIDIICKVNMFGNPDKVCDASKLVPSDFGQNYVKLLQTEQELYGNSSNIQITYKLQNSSTAAQLRSAQQTSQEFLKDFEQRRRIFNVVMEIIDKFMWLFIFYLIWHVDARRKRMNEGSLLPLRSLEKSRIVDLQDVCSRTVAESNQQSNHILQFLLEILPTGLFLLLDRMVVNMLNIINHRSLISYEQEGEHEVRFRINGTGLMARLLRTTMKNFNIHERVSTFLTNEECLPVPHKLPPTFYVKLIALYALIIMLIHQNIFISRMRPVICNYFYYKREKQRTLFLYGSLLRNRATYLDDMRQTAEQNLATRHSQGQLNIFLMLRLGYPQKFGWLTYFQCAKRKCLICSCVENDRFVICKYCEYPYCRNCSRDMNFVCIFCEQLMPRQKANENNVEFNTKESTSNN, from the exons ATGCTTCACTTTTTAACACAGTGgattgaaaattttgttggaGGGAAAAGCAAGCCACTTTACTGTCTGCTGTATGGACGCGATGAGGAACAAAGCATCTGGATTTCACCGATGCGTTATCTGAGCAGCTTCCTGATCGGCGTCCTGCTATCCTATTTGCTGGGTCTGCTGGTGTCACTCAACTACAGTTTGAGCTTCCTCTACCAGAATCTGCTGGTCGAGGTGCCAGTCGTTACCTTGTTCCTGCTGCTCAACGGCCTCTCCTTTATGCTTAGTCGTAATGTGCGTGCGGTGACATTGCTGATATTTGCATCGATTGCCGACAAAGCCGGACATAAGTATCTGCGAGCGGTGGCCTTTGGTTTTCTGATTACGGGTCCCATTGCCAATCTGGCGGCAAATGCCAGCGAGGTGGCACGAGTCTTTGCCTGCAGCACAACGCTCACGTATAATCTGACTAAGACACGCTTCGATCTGATTGCCAAACCCTTTACGAACACATTGCAGCACATGAAAAACGACATTGTTGAGATACAAGACACCTTCAAGGAGCTGCAAGTGATTCTCAATGATCTTAAGCTGGGTTTGAGCAGCGACGATGATAGATTAAGCTACTACAAACATTTAAGAACTGCTGGCAATACGACGGGGAAACCTTCTAAGAACTTTAGCTTTAATTCGCAACTGCCCAAAGCAGCCGAAATTCAGCTGCAATTTGTGAGGAAAATGGGAAATCGCTGCAAACAGCAGCTGGACAGTGGGCACGAGGTGTGTGAGGAGGTGTTTAGCCAAGGCTTTCGCAAGTGTGCCACAAATTTTCCCAATGCCATTTGCTGGCCATATCGCATCGATATCATATGCAAGGTAAACATGTTTGGTAATCCCGATAAAGTTTGCGATGCCTCAAAG CTTGTGCCATCTGACTTTGGTCAGAACTATGTCAAGTTGCTGCAGACGGAACAGGAACTTTATGGCAATAGTTCCAACATTCAAATCActtacaaattgcaaaattcatCAACTGCAGCTCAATTGCGAAGTGCTCAGCAGACATCGCAAGAATTCCTCAAGGATTTTGAGCAGAGGCGACGCATTTTCAATGTTGTCATGGAGATCATTGATAAATTCATGTGgttgtttattttctatttgatttG GCACGTCGATGCGCGTCGCAAGCGAATGAATGAGGGTTCACTTTTGCCCCTGCGCAGCTTGGAAAAATCGAGAATTGTGGATCTTCAGGATGTTTGCAGTCGCACTGTGGCCGAATCGAATCAGCAGAGTAATCATATACTACAGTTTCTACTAGAAATATTGCCCACtggattatttttattgttggaTCGCATGGTTGTCAATATGCTGAACATCATTAATCATCGCTCATTGATCTCCTATGAACAGGAGGGAGAACATGAAGTTCGATTTCGC ATCAATGGCACCGGCTTGATGGCGCGTCTATTGCGCACCACCATGAAGAACTTTAATATCCACGAACGTGTCTCCACTTTCCTCACCAACGAGGAGTGTCTTCCTGTGCCACACAAGCTGCCCCCCACCTTCTACGTGAAACTAATTGCATTATACGCTCTGATCATAATGCTTATACATCAGAACATTTTCATATCGCGTATGCGTCCAGTGATCTGTAATTATTTCTACTACAAGCGGGAAAAGCAACGGACTCTCTTTCTCTACGGTTCGCTATTGCGCAATCGTGCCACATATCTGGATGATATGCGCCAAACTGCTGAGCAAAATTTGGCTACGCGACACTCGCAAGGTCAACTCAATATATTCCTGATGCTGCGCCTGGGATATCCTCAAAAATTCGGCTGGCTGACTTATTTCCAATGTGCTAAACGCAAGTGTCTAATCTGCAGTTGCGTTGAGAACGACAGGTTTGTCATCTGCAAGTATTGCGAGTATCCATATTGTCGCAACTGCAGTCGAGACATGAACTTTGTCTGCATCTTCTGTGAACAGTTGATGCCTCGACAAAAGGCGAATGAAAACAACGTAGAGTTTAACACCAAAGAAAGTACAAGCAATAATTAG
- the LOC117571288 gene encoding protein sneaky isoform X1: MLHFLTQWIENFVGGKSKPLYCLLYGRDEEQSIWISPMRYLSSFLIGVLLSYLLGLLVSLNYSLSFLYQNLLVEVPVVTLFLLLNGLSFMLSRNVRAVTLLIFASIADKAGHKYLRAVAFGFLITGPIANLAANASEVARVFACSTTLTYNLTKTRFDLIAKPFTNTLQHMKNDIVEIQDTFKELQVILNDLKLGLSSDDDRLSYYKHLRTAGNTTGKPSKNFSFNSQLPKAAEIQLQFVRKMGNRCKQQLDSGHEVCEEVFSQGFRKCATNFPNAICWPYRIDIICKVNMFGNPDKVCDASKLVPSDFGQNYVKLLQTEQELYGNSSNIQITYKLQNSSTAAQLRSAQQTSQEFLKDFEQRRRIFNVVMEIIDKFMWLFIFYLIWSAANYNWNYRCVIDFDNFYITDYFRHVDARRKRMNEGSLLPLRSLEKSRIVDLQDVCSRTVAESNQQSNHILQFLLEILPTGLFLLLDRMVVNMLNIINHRSLISYEQEGEHEVRFRINGTGLMARLLRTTMKNFNIHERVSTFLTNEECLPVPHKLPPTFYVKLIALYALIIMLIHQNIFISRMRPVICNYFYYKREKQRTLFLYGSLLRNRATYLDDMRQTAEQNLATRHSQGQLNIFLMLRLGYPQKFGWLTYFQCAKRKCLICSCVENDRFVICKYCEYPYCRNCSRDMNFVCIFCEQLMPRQKANENNVEFNTKESTSNN, encoded by the exons ATGCTTCACTTTTTAACACAGTGgattgaaaattttgttggaGGGAAAAGCAAGCCACTTTACTGTCTGCTGTATGGACGCGATGAGGAACAAAGCATCTGGATTTCACCGATGCGTTATCTGAGCAGCTTCCTGATCGGCGTCCTGCTATCCTATTTGCTGGGTCTGCTGGTGTCACTCAACTACAGTTTGAGCTTCCTCTACCAGAATCTGCTGGTCGAGGTGCCAGTCGTTACCTTGTTCCTGCTGCTCAACGGCCTCTCCTTTATGCTTAGTCGTAATGTGCGTGCGGTGACATTGCTGATATTTGCATCGATTGCCGACAAAGCCGGACATAAGTATCTGCGAGCGGTGGCCTTTGGTTTTCTGATTACGGGTCCCATTGCCAATCTGGCGGCAAATGCCAGCGAGGTGGCACGAGTCTTTGCCTGCAGCACAACGCTCACGTATAATCTGACTAAGACACGCTTCGATCTGATTGCCAAACCCTTTACGAACACATTGCAGCACATGAAAAACGACATTGTTGAGATACAAGACACCTTCAAGGAGCTGCAAGTGATTCTCAATGATCTTAAGCTGGGTTTGAGCAGCGACGATGATAGATTAAGCTACTACAAACATTTAAGAACTGCTGGCAATACGACGGGGAAACCTTCTAAGAACTTTAGCTTTAATTCGCAACTGCCCAAAGCAGCCGAAATTCAGCTGCAATTTGTGAGGAAAATGGGAAATCGCTGCAAACAGCAGCTGGACAGTGGGCACGAGGTGTGTGAGGAGGTGTTTAGCCAAGGCTTTCGCAAGTGTGCCACAAATTTTCCCAATGCCATTTGCTGGCCATATCGCATCGATATCATATGCAAGGTAAACATGTTTGGTAATCCCGATAAAGTTTGCGATGCCTCAAAG CTTGTGCCATCTGACTTTGGTCAGAACTATGTCAAGTTGCTGCAGACGGAACAGGAACTTTATGGCAATAGTTCCAACATTCAAATCActtacaaattgcaaaattcatCAACTGCAGCTCAATTGCGAAGTGCTCAGCAGACATCGCAAGAATTCCTCAAGGATTTTGAGCAGAGGCGACGCATTTTCAATGTTGTCATGGAGATCATTGATAAATTCATGTGgttgtttattttctatttgatttGGTCAGCTGCGAATTACAATTGGAATTATCGCTGCGTTATTGACTTTGACAACTTTTATATAACGGACTATTTCAGGCACGTCGATGCGCGTCGCAAGCGAATGAATGAGGGTTCACTTTTGCCCCTGCGCAGCTTGGAAAAATCGAGAATTGTGGATCTTCAGGATGTTTGCAGTCGCACTGTGGCCGAATCGAATCAGCAGAGTAATCATATACTACAGTTTCTACTAGAAATATTGCCCACtggattatttttattgttggaTCGCATGGTTGTCAATATGCTGAACATCATTAATCATCGCTCATTGATCTCCTATGAACAGGAGGGAGAACATGAAGTTCGATTTCGC ATCAATGGCACCGGCTTGATGGCGCGTCTATTGCGCACCACCATGAAGAACTTTAATATCCACGAACGTGTCTCCACTTTCCTCACCAACGAGGAGTGTCTTCCTGTGCCACACAAGCTGCCCCCCACCTTCTACGTGAAACTAATTGCATTATACGCTCTGATCATAATGCTTATACATCAGAACATTTTCATATCGCGTATGCGTCCAGTGATCTGTAATTATTTCTACTACAAGCGGGAAAAGCAACGGACTCTCTTTCTCTACGGTTCGCTATTGCGCAATCGTGCCACATATCTGGATGATATGCGCCAAACTGCTGAGCAAAATTTGGCTACGCGACACTCGCAAGGTCAACTCAATATATTCCTGATGCTGCGCCTGGGATATCCTCAAAAATTCGGCTGGCTGACTTATTTCCAATGTGCTAAACGCAAGTGTCTAATCTGCAGTTGCGTTGAGAACGACAGGTTTGTCATCTGCAAGTATTGCGAGTATCCATATTGTCGCAACTGCAGTCGAGACATGAACTTTGTCTGCATCTTCTGTGAACAGTTGATGCCTCGACAAAAGGCGAATGAAAACAACGTAGAGTTTAACACCAAAGAAAGTACAAGCAATAATTAG